The following are from one region of the Coffea eugenioides isolate CCC68of chromosome 2, Ceug_1.0, whole genome shotgun sequence genome:
- the LOC113759936 gene encoding uncharacterized protein LOC113759936 produces MSTHPESSDRPATTSPTDLASMGAQLSEVLNRFNELSVEMMAQRRVIDQLVASGASDEQHEPLPPGQSGPQPIFLPYTQTFVTSQVINPPEEAFAYPTHGPQPAYVSHIQTNPPHVQIPQKYPPITMSMPFEPRGPYYYPTAEPFTLDTAAQGKIEAGESSAPVDKNLLKRLDQFEDFIRKGQGLNKQGGLDYNELCLFPDMQLPMGFKTPKFSKYDGTGNPKTHLRMFANKLGKPIDDENLPVRLFPESLEGDALDWYSNLKPEDMRSWMDLSTAFMRQYEYNCELAPTRATLEGTKRKPSEDHKTYAKRWRKLAAKVEPPMTENEIVRTFIKTHDPPYFEEIFRMTGCSFAEIVNKLEEFDEFVKAGKIINVSTLKMQLEALQSQNYSGEKSQSKGKEEETAFVGNQGPSARPRFSNRLAYSSPYPYYPSFRPIHHTTINHSRPRPNYPSVLTPPFQNPQPSLQTRPRPPFNPRPIPPPSPNYYYQQTSDTQNSTSNRTFTNLGRPVDQLYEQLKAVGKIGVIPPKVYSNRFPSGYDPQSVCAYHSGAPGHSTNDCRALKHEIQDMIEFGVIVLKKKGEQGQSVSTNPFPKHEDTLEAPTSSDEI; encoded by the coding sequence atgagtacccATCCAGAATCGTCTGATAGGCCCGCCACCACATCACCGACTGACTTGGCAAGTATGGGAGCTCAACTGAGCGAAGTTCTAAACCGATTTAATGAGCTGAGCGTTGAAATGATGGCCCAACGGCGAGTAATCGATCAATTGGTAGCTAGTGGTGCTAGCGATGAACAACATGAGCCCTTACCTCCTGGCCAATCTGGACCTCAACCCATATTTTTACCTTATACTCAAACCTTTGTTACTTCACAAGTCATAAACCCACCTGAGGAAGCCTTTGCTTATCCCACTCATGGCCCGCAACCTGCTTATGTATCTCACATCCAAACAAACCCTCCTCATGTCCAAATTCCCCAAAAGTATCCGCCAATTACTATGAGCATGCCATTCGAGCCACGGGGACCTTATTATTACCCCACCGCTGAGCCGTTCACCCTAGATACCGCTGCTCAAGGGAAAATTGAAGCCGGGGAGTCATCCGCACCAGTGGATAAGAATTTGCTAAAGCGATTGGATCAGTTTGAGGATTTCATAAGGAAAGGCCAAGGCTTGAACAAACAAGGAGGGTTGGACTACAACGAGCTGTGCCTATTTCCGGATATGCAATTGCCCATGGGTTTCAAAACACCCAAGTTTAGCAAGTATGATGGAACGGGCAACCCCAAGACGCACCTCCGaatgtttgccaacaagttgggcaagccaaTAGATGACGAGAATCTACCAGTTCGTTTGTTTCCTGAAAGCTTAGAAGGTGACGCGTTGGATTGGTATTCCAATTTGAAGCCGGAGGATATGAGATCTTGGATGGATTTGTCAACTGCTTTTATGAGGCAATATGAATACAATTGCGAGCTTGCTCCAACGAGGGCCACACTTGAGGGGACTAAAAGAAAACcatctgaggaccacaagacgTACGCGAAGAGATGGAGGAAACTGGCCGCCAAAGTGGAGCCTCCTATGACTGAAAACGAGATTGTTCGCACGTTCATCAAAACTCATGACCCGCCTtactttgaggaaatttttcgaATGACCGGGTGTTCCTTTGCCGAAATTGTCAATAAATTGGAAGAATTTGATGAGTTTGTGAAGGCCGGAAAAATTATTAATGTGTCAACATTGAAGATGCAACTAGAGGCTCTGCAAAGCCAGAATTACAGTGGGGAAAAATCCCAATCTAAGGGAAAAGAAGAGGAAACTGCCTTTGTTGGGAATCAGGGCCCCTCGGCCAGACCTAGATTTTCAAACCGCCTTGCTTATTCATCACCCTATCCATACTACCCAAGCTTCCGTCCTATCCATCATACCACTATTAACCATTCTCGACCTCGACCAAATTATCCAAGTGTACTCACACCACCCTTTCAAAATCCTCAACCAAGTCTCCAAACTAGACCTCGCCCTCCTTTTAACCCAAGACCTATTCCACCCCCTAGCCCAAATTACTACTACCAACAAACCAGTGACACCCAAAATTCAACGTCAAACCGAACCTTCACCAATCTAGGTCGGCCTGTTGACCAATTATATGAGCAATTGAAAGCTGTCGGGAAAATTGGTGTTatacctcctaaagtctatTCCAATCGTTTTCCTTCTGGCTATGACCCTCAATCGGTCTGCgcttatcattctggagctCCCGGGCATTCCACCAATGATTGTCGGGCATTGAAACATGAAATCCAGGATATGATCGAATTCGGAGTAATAGTGCTAAAGAAAAAGGGTGAACAGGGACAGAGTGTAagcacaaacccctttcccaaacaTGAGGACACTTTAGAGGCACCCACCTCCAGTGACGAAatctga